From the Cupriavidus necator N-1 genome, one window contains:
- a CDS encoding tripartite tricarboxylate transporter substrate binding protein, translating to MRHERPRRLFLAATAMAALALAAGSALATAAYPAKTVTMVVAYPPGGDTDAMARLYADKLSARLKQPVIVENRPGAGGVVGASFVSRAPADGYTLLYTPNPFTLAPMVLRLAPSASYDPLYGFTPVIQTAVQAVLLVANPQAGIKTVGEMIAAAKGGKTLTYGSPGAGSPMHIAGEMLNRAAGVKIQHVPYKGVAPAVNDVVAGHVNFAYVTLGPVAQYINTGRLIPLAITDAKRSPLLPNVPTLAELGYKDVVVGAWHGVMAPKGTPPEVVKVLNQQLNDVLRLPDVTEKMATFGASPVGGVPAALEKVNAADYERLGKVIRDLAIAAE from the coding sequence ATGAGACACGAACGCCCCCGCCGCCTTTTCCTTGCCGCCACTGCCATGGCCGCGCTCGCGCTTGCCGCGGGCAGCGCGCTGGCCACCGCCGCGTATCCGGCCAAGACCGTGACCATGGTCGTGGCCTATCCGCCCGGCGGCGACACCGACGCCATGGCCCGGCTCTATGCCGATAAGCTGTCGGCGCGCCTGAAGCAGCCGGTCATTGTCGAGAACCGCCCCGGCGCCGGCGGCGTGGTCGGCGCCAGCTTTGTCAGCCGCGCGCCGGCGGACGGCTACACGCTGCTGTACACGCCCAACCCTTTCACGCTGGCGCCGATGGTGCTCAGGCTGGCGCCGTCGGCCAGCTATGACCCGCTGTACGGCTTCACCCCCGTGATCCAGACCGCGGTGCAGGCGGTGCTGCTGGTGGCCAACCCGCAGGCGGGCATCAAGACCGTGGGCGAGATGATTGCCGCGGCCAAGGGCGGCAAGACGCTGACCTATGGCAGCCCGGGCGCGGGTTCGCCGATGCATATCGCCGGCGAGATGCTGAACCGCGCCGCGGGCGTGAAGATCCAGCACGTGCCGTACAAGGGCGTGGCGCCGGCGGTCAACGACGTGGTGGCGGGGCACGTGAACTTTGCCTACGTCACGCTGGGCCCGGTGGCGCAGTACATCAACACCGGCCGGCTGATCCCGCTGGCGATCACGGACGCAAAGCGCTCGCCGCTGCTGCCCAACGTGCCGACGCTGGCCGAGCTTGGCTACAAGGACGTGGTGGTCGGCGCCTGGCATGGCGTGATGGCGCCCAAGGGCACGCCGCCCGAGGTGGTCAAGGTGCTGAACCAGCAGCTCAACGACGTGCTGCGCTTGCCCGACGTGACCGAGAAGATGGCCACCTTCGGCGCCAGCCCGGTGGGCGGCGTCCCGGCCGCGCTGGAAAAGGTCAACGCGGCCGACTACGAGCGGCTGGGCAAGGTGATCCGCGACCTCGCGATCGCGGCGGAATGA
- a CDS encoding xanthine dehydrogenase family protein molybdopterin-binding subunit, whose product MSKAIVGSSTPQVTAREKVMGRARYAGDIKLPGMLHAKVLRSPHPHARIVRIDTAAAKALPGVKLVVTGQDVPTRNWGPHRKEQRILACGVVRHVGEEVAAVVAVSEEIARDALDLVRIEYEAQPALLTPAAALAEGAPEIHAGTRNIGHEMHIVRGDVDAAFEACAAVYEATYDMHSQYPGYLEPMASVAAQDGNGRLTLWASTQSVFLARARLAEALDRPVSTIRVVQATTGGGFGAKIVEENNSLICAFLASRLERPVRLVNNRLEDFQGARASVPMKVWLRMGLSADGVILAKDVRITAECGAYSGLAGDVMHVTVMRSDNMHRVQNVRSHAVMAYTNNPPRGAFRGFGGQQMQFPLNCHLTVLAGMVGMDPVEVHKRNAIGAGETSVHGWKISSTGMAECLDMTRKAIGWDENRAAPRSTGTRRRGVGIAAAMHVSGNRTLGNWDGSTILLKVNEDGRVMLQTSECDMGQGANTMLSQICAQELGIPLSHITVMAPDTDTAPFCLGSLASRVTIIAGNAVLRAAREARQKLLALAAEKLGVDAEQLEIADGRIAAPDQPDKSATLAEIARLHIFRHGGEGIHVRATYDAPTVMHDADYYGNVAPAHSFAAQAVEVEVDTSTGQVTVIDSFVADDCGKAINPLAVHGQTHGATVQAIGWTLYENLQYEDGRLMNGNFADYTMPTADAVPMLRTDVVESNDPNGPYGAKGASETAILPGAAAIANAVFDAVGVRIQSLPITPEKVLAGLRELKQKEAAHA is encoded by the coding sequence ATGAGCAAGGCCATCGTGGGAAGCTCCACGCCGCAGGTGACCGCGCGGGAAAAGGTCATGGGGCGCGCGCGGTATGCCGGCGACATCAAGTTGCCCGGCATGCTGCACGCCAAGGTGCTGCGCAGCCCGCACCCGCACGCGCGTATCGTGCGCATCGACACCGCCGCGGCGAAGGCGCTGCCCGGCGTCAAGCTGGTGGTGACCGGGCAGGATGTGCCCACCCGCAACTGGGGCCCGCACCGCAAGGAGCAGCGCATCCTGGCCTGCGGCGTGGTGCGCCACGTCGGCGAGGAAGTGGCCGCGGTGGTGGCGGTCAGCGAGGAAATCGCGCGCGACGCGCTGGACCTGGTCCGCATCGAGTATGAGGCGCAGCCCGCGCTGCTGACGCCCGCAGCGGCGCTGGCCGAGGGCGCACCCGAGATCCATGCCGGCACGCGCAATATCGGCCATGAGATGCACATCGTGCGGGGCGACGTGGATGCCGCGTTCGAAGCCTGCGCCGCGGTGTATGAGGCCACCTACGACATGCACTCGCAGTATCCGGGCTACCTGGAGCCGATGGCCTCGGTGGCGGCGCAGGACGGCAACGGGCGGCTCACGCTGTGGGCCTCGACCCAGTCCGTGTTCCTGGCGCGCGCGCGGCTGGCCGAGGCGCTGGACCGGCCGGTCTCGACCATCCGCGTGGTGCAGGCCACCACCGGCGGCGGCTTCGGCGCCAAGATCGTCGAGGAGAACAACAGCCTGATCTGCGCCTTCCTGGCCAGCCGGCTGGAGCGCCCGGTGCGGCTGGTCAACAACCGGCTGGAAGACTTCCAGGGCGCGCGCGCCAGCGTGCCGATGAAAGTGTGGCTGCGCATGGGGCTGTCGGCGGACGGGGTGATCCTGGCCAAGGATGTGCGCATCACGGCCGAATGCGGCGCTTACTCCGGGCTTGCCGGTGACGTGATGCACGTCACCGTCATGCGCAGCGACAATATGCACCGCGTGCAGAACGTGCGCTCGCACGCGGTCATGGCCTATACCAACAACCCGCCGCGCGGCGCCTTCCGCGGCTTTGGCGGGCAGCAGATGCAGTTTCCGCTGAACTGCCACCTGACGGTGCTGGCCGGCATGGTCGGCATGGACCCGGTGGAGGTGCACAAGCGCAATGCGATCGGCGCCGGCGAGACCAGCGTGCATGGCTGGAAGATCAGCAGCACCGGCATGGCCGAGTGCCTGGACATGACCCGCAAGGCCATCGGCTGGGACGAGAATCGCGCCGCCCCGCGCAGCACCGGCACGCGCCGGCGCGGCGTGGGCATTGCCGCGGCCATGCACGTCAGCGGCAACCGCACGCTGGGCAACTGGGACGGCTCGACCATCCTGCTCAAGGTCAACGAGGACGGCCGCGTAATGCTGCAGACCAGCGAATGCGACATGGGGCAGGGCGCCAACACCATGCTCAGCCAGATCTGCGCGCAGGAGCTGGGCATCCCGCTGTCGCACATCACCGTGATGGCGCCGGATACCGATACCGCGCCGTTCTGCCTGGGCTCGCTGGCGTCGCGCGTGACCATCATCGCCGGCAATGCAGTGCTGCGTGCCGCGCGCGAGGCGCGGCAGAAGCTGCTGGCACTCGCGGCGGAGAAGCTCGGCGTGGACGCGGAACAACTGGAGATTGCCGATGGCCGCATCGCCGCGCCGGACCAGCCCGACAAGTCCGCCACGCTGGCGGAGATCGCGCGGCTGCATATCTTCCGCCACGGCGGCGAGGGCATCCATGTTCGCGCCACCTATGACGCGCCCACGGTGATGCACGATGCCGACTACTACGGCAACGTCGCGCCCGCGCACTCCTTCGCGGCACAGGCGGTGGAAGTGGAAGTCGACACCAGCACCGGCCAGGTTACCGTGATCGACAGCTTTGTCGCCGACGACTGCGGCAAGGCCATCAACCCGCTCGCCGTGCACGGCCAGACCCACGGCGCGACCGTGCAGGCGATCGGCTGGACCCTGTACGAGAACCTGCAATATGAGGATGGCCGCCTGATGAACGGCAACTTTGCCGACTACACCATGCCTACCGCCGACGCAGTGCCGATGCTGCGCACTGACGTGGTGGAATCGAACGATCCCAACGGCCCCTATGGTGCCAAGGGCGCCAGCGAAACCGCGATCCTGCCGGGCGCGGCGGCGATCGCCAATGCCGTGTTCGACGCCGTGGGCGTGCGCATCCAGTCGCTGCCGATCACGCCGGAGAAGGTGCTGGCTGGCCTGCGCGAACTGAAGCAGAAGGAGGCCGCCCATGCGTGA
- a CDS encoding FAD binding domain-containing protein, which yields MRDFAFLEPATVAEASQMLADLGDSCRILAGGTALMLGMRQRMLTPGHLVSLGRLDALRGITFDAREGLRIGALTLHAEVARSPLVQAHYPMLASMASRVANPQVRNQGTIGGNLCYADPATDPPGCMMALGARIVVSGRGGEREIDIEDFLVDYYVTALAPDEILTQIRVPAPGAGADGRYARFLRTAAEHRPLASVALAVRREGAFCVEAHLAVGASTPIPARLRRAEALLAGKAVTAELAEEAAAIVAADINAVSDMRGSESYRREMVRVVARRTIAELFGVASE from the coding sequence ATGCGTGACTTTGCATTCCTTGAGCCGGCCACGGTGGCCGAGGCCAGCCAGATGCTGGCCGACCTGGGCGACAGTTGCCGCATCCTTGCCGGCGGCACCGCGCTGATGCTCGGCATGCGCCAGCGCATGCTGACGCCCGGCCACCTGGTCTCGCTGGGCCGGCTTGATGCGCTGCGCGGCATCACCTTCGATGCGCGCGAGGGCCTGCGCATCGGCGCGCTGACCTTGCATGCCGAGGTGGCGCGCTCGCCGCTGGTGCAGGCGCACTACCCCATGCTGGCCAGCATGGCCTCGCGCGTGGCCAATCCGCAGGTGCGCAACCAGGGCACCATCGGCGGCAACCTCTGCTATGCCGACCCCGCCACCGATCCGCCGGGCTGCATGATGGCGCTGGGCGCGCGGATTGTGGTCAGCGGCCGAGGCGGCGAGCGCGAGATCGATATCGAGGACTTCCTGGTCGACTACTACGTCACGGCGCTGGCGCCCGACGAGATCCTCACGCAGATCCGCGTGCCGGCGCCGGGTGCCGGCGCCGATGGCCGCTATGCGCGCTTCCTGCGCACCGCCGCCGAGCACCGGCCGCTCGCCAGCGTGGCGCTGGCGGTGCGGCGCGAGGGCGCGTTCTGCGTCGAGGCCCACCTGGCGGTAGGCGCGTCCACGCCGATTCCGGCCCGGCTGCGCCGCGCCGAAGCGCTACTGGCCGGCAAGGCCGTCACCGCGGAACTGGCCGAGGAAGCGGCCGCCATTGTCGCCGCGGACATCAACGCGGTCTCGGACATGCGCGGGTCCGAAAGCTACCGGCGCGAGATGGTGCGGGTAGTCGCGCGCCGCACCATTGCCGAGCTGTTCGGCGTGGCATCGGAGTAA
- a CDS encoding (2Fe-2S)-binding protein — protein sequence MNQVSIELTVNGEEHQVEVPARRLLSDLLRDDLNLTGTKRGCETGICGACSVLVDGEVVKSCLMLAVQARGRHVMTVEGLAADGQLHPLQQCFMDNGGLQCGYCTPGFLMASCALLANNPNPTEDEVRHGLNGNLCRCTGYVGIVESVLSAAEKMRGN from the coding sequence ATGAACCAAGTCAGCATCGAACTCACCGTCAACGGCGAAGAACACCAGGTGGAGGTGCCGGCGCGGCGCCTGCTGTCCGACCTGCTGCGCGACGACCTGAACCTGACCGGCACCAAGCGCGGCTGCGAGACCGGCATCTGTGGTGCCTGCTCCGTGCTGGTCGACGGCGAGGTGGTCAAGTCCTGCCTGATGCTCGCCGTGCAGGCACGCGGGCGCCATGTGATGACCGTGGAGGGGCTGGCCGCCGACGGCCAGCTGCATCCGCTGCAGCAGTGCTTCATGGACAACGGCGGGCTGCAGTGCGGCTATTGCACCCCGGGCTTCCTGATGGCCTCGTGCGCGCTGCTTGCCAACAACCCCAACCCTACCGAAGACGAGGTCCGCCACGGCCTGAACGGCAACCTGTGCCGTTGCACGGGCTATGTCGGCATCGTTGAATCGGTCCTGTCCGCCGCGGAGAAAATGCGTGGAAATTGA
- a CDS encoding CoxG family protein has translation MEIEKTLVTAAPPARVWELLLDPNVMGACVPGMESIEVLSDVEYIAHMAVKIAFINARFRLHTKIVETRAPHYLRTEGTGEDASVASSLRQSSELFLTALDDGGTQVRIKVQVDVLGRLGTFGLSVMKTKADRMWDEFGANLLARLSPQEAQAAPEPAAKSAPAAPVASAAAVNGHAVLPAQSTPPAPAAAGLFSRLFGRGEAARGPLSDICVELRRRDETIVVRWPAAQGEQCAAWLRDYLRPGA, from the coding sequence GTGGAAATTGAAAAGACCCTGGTCACCGCGGCGCCGCCGGCGCGCGTGTGGGAGCTGCTGCTCGACCCCAACGTGATGGGCGCGTGCGTGCCCGGCATGGAATCGATCGAGGTGCTGAGCGATGTCGAGTACATCGCCCATATGGCGGTCAAGATCGCCTTCATCAACGCGCGCTTCCGTCTGCATACCAAGATTGTCGAGACACGCGCGCCGCATTACCTGCGCACCGAGGGCACCGGCGAGGATGCTTCGGTGGCCAGCTCGCTGCGCCAGTCGAGCGAGCTCTTCCTGACCGCGCTGGACGATGGCGGCACGCAGGTGCGTATCAAGGTGCAGGTGGACGTGCTGGGCCGGCTGGGCACGTTCGGCCTGAGCGTGATGAAGACCAAGGCCGACCGCATGTGGGACGAGTTCGGCGCCAACCTGCTGGCACGGCTGTCGCCGCAGGAGGCGCAAGCAGCGCCCGAGCCGGCGGCGAAGTCCGCACCTGCGGCACCGGTGGCATCGGCCGCGGCGGTCAACGGCCATGCGGTGCTGCCGGCGCAGTCCACGCCGCCGGCACCCGCCGCCGCCGGGCTGTTCTCGCGGCTGTTCGGGCGCGGCGAGGCCGCGCGCGGGCCGCTGTCGGACATCTGCGTCGAGCTGCGCCGCCGCGACGAGACCATCGTGGTGCGCTGGCCCGCCGCCCAGGGCGAGCAATGCGCGGCCTGGCTGCGCGACTACCTGCGCCCAGGGGCATAG
- a CDS encoding IclR family transcriptional regulator codes for MTTDSPQEDTQESGQEGAQESAQDKYIVPGLERGLRLLAEFSSRERTLSAAELARRLKVPRSTVFRLLATLEMMGFVERTDGGREFRLGMAVLRLGFDYLASLELTELGRPLLDRLRDEIHYPCNLVVRDGRSIVYVAKSVASRPFASTVNVGTRLPAHATVLGRVLLEDLSLAELRALYPEERLEVYSESTPRTVEELYDMVQRDRQRGYVLHEGFFEASISTIAAPVRDRSGKVVAALGATIPASRIDPDQLDNVVEQVRRAAAELSRLLDYRPEVPKPFA; via the coding sequence ATGACGACCGATTCGCCGCAGGAAGACACGCAGGAAAGCGGCCAGGAGGGCGCCCAAGAGAGCGCCCAGGACAAGTACATCGTGCCGGGGCTGGAGCGCGGCCTGCGGCTGCTGGCCGAATTCAGCAGCCGTGAGCGCACCTTGTCGGCGGCCGAGCTGGCGCGCCGGCTCAAGGTGCCGCGTTCGACCGTGTTCCGGCTGCTGGCCACGCTGGAAATGATGGGCTTCGTCGAGCGCACCGACGGCGGGCGCGAGTTCCGCCTGGGCATGGCGGTGCTGCGGCTGGGCTTTGACTACCTGGCTTCGCTGGAGCTGACCGAGCTGGGCCGCCCGCTGCTGGACCGGCTGCGCGACGAGATCCACTATCCGTGCAACCTGGTGGTGCGCGACGGGCGCTCCATCGTCTATGTGGCCAAGTCGGTGGCCTCGCGCCCGTTTGCCAGCACGGTCAATGTCGGCACGCGGCTGCCGGCGCATGCCACCGTGCTGGGCCGCGTGCTGCTGGAGGATCTGTCGCTGGCGGAGTTGCGCGCGCTGTATCCGGAGGAGCGCCTGGAGGTGTATTCCGAAAGCACCCCGCGCACCGTCGAAGAGCTGTACGACATGGTCCAGCGCGACCGCCAGCGCGGCTATGTGCTGCATGAAGGGTTCTTCGAGGCCAGCATCTCCACCATCGCGGCGCCGGTGCGCGACCGCAGCGGCAAGGTGGTGGCGGCGCTGGGCGCGACCATCCCGGCCTCGCGCATCGATCCGGACCAGCTCGACAACGTGGTGGAACAGGTCAGGCGGGCGGCGGCCGAGCTGTCGCGACTGCTCGACTACCGGCCGGAGGTGCCGAAGCCGTTCGCGTGA
- a CDS encoding Bug family tripartite tricarboxylate transporter substrate binding protein, translating to MQQCKRYNRSPRRRQWLVGTALAAAVAACVPWQAVQAAGCANVRIVVPFPAGGPADQLARTLAHGLQQRRGTPFVVDNKPGANGNIGIDTVRRAPGDGCTLLVAPAGNLTINPTLMPALTYNVERDFRPVSLLAGSPNVLAVHPSVKANSVQELVRLAQQAEKSGKPLGYASPGVGSGLHLAGELFRNKAGITLLHVPYKGTTQALNDVVGGQVPVLFGTWPTLAPFIQSGALRALAVTQPRRSPAAPNVPSLAEQGVPGIDVSSWYALLVPKATPQPAADALSADVRALLATPAVRAELQRQGMEPVGSTPQALEARIREETAAWAKLIKAYGITAE from the coding sequence ATGCAGCAATGCAAGAGATACAACAGGTCGCCGCGCCGGCGGCAATGGCTGGTTGGCACGGCGCTGGCCGCTGCGGTGGCGGCGTGCGTGCCGTGGCAGGCGGTACAGGCCGCCGGTTGTGCGAACGTGCGCATCGTGGTGCCGTTCCCCGCCGGCGGCCCGGCAGACCAGCTCGCGCGCACGCTGGCGCACGGGCTGCAGCAGCGGCGCGGCACGCCGTTCGTGGTCGACAACAAGCCTGGCGCCAACGGCAATATCGGCATTGACACGGTGCGGCGCGCACCGGGCGACGGCTGCACGCTGCTGGTGGCCCCGGCGGGCAACCTGACCATCAACCCGACGCTGATGCCGGCGCTGACCTACAACGTCGAGCGTGATTTCCGGCCGGTGTCGCTGCTGGCGGGCTCGCCCAACGTGCTGGCGGTGCATCCGTCAGTGAAAGCGAATTCCGTGCAGGAGCTGGTCAGGCTGGCCCAGCAGGCAGAGAAGTCCGGCAAGCCGCTGGGCTACGCCAGCCCGGGCGTCGGCAGCGGCCTGCACCTGGCCGGCGAACTGTTCCGCAACAAGGCCGGCATCACGCTGCTGCACGTGCCCTACAAAGGCACCACGCAGGCGCTCAACGACGTGGTGGGCGGGCAGGTGCCGGTACTGTTCGGCACATGGCCGACGCTGGCGCCGTTCATCCAGTCCGGCGCGCTGCGCGCGCTGGCGGTGACGCAGCCCAGGCGCTCGCCGGCCGCGCCGAACGTGCCGTCGCTGGCCGAGCAGGGCGTGCCCGGCATCGACGTCAGTTCCTGGTATGCGCTGCTGGTGCCCAAGGCCACGCCGCAGCCGGCGGCCGATGCGCTCAGCGCCGACGTGCGCGCGCTGCTGGCAACGCCCGCGGTGCGTGCCGAGCTGCAGCGCCAGGGTATGGAGCCGGTGGGCAGCACGCCGCAGGCGCTCGAGGCCCGCATCCGCGAGGAAACCGCGGCGTGGGCGAAGCTGATCAAGGCGTACGGGATTACCGCGGAGTAG
- a CDS encoding IclR family transcriptional regulator — protein MPKSRPQPDLADDADTEDAREAQLVSPVIRGLRLLRFIAEGGATANLSEVGRRIDVNRVTVMRLLDTLEHEGMVERLPQGGHQVGFNFLKLASRVLATNDLTSFAARVLARLSASLQLSAYLAVRDGGDALYLLRQMPAASLVSNIQVGSRVAAHLTTPGRMLIAELPPETLRELLGPDPLPTVTGQSPATHARLADILAADRERGCAWSFSAYEPGIDSCAAPVRGADGDVIAAISVAGPQQRFEADGALRERVAKEVRQAARDLSGLMGYRCATTPR, from the coding sequence ATGCCCAAGTCCCGCCCACAGCCTGACCTTGCCGACGATGCCGATACGGAAGACGCCCGCGAAGCCCAGCTGGTCTCGCCGGTGATCCGCGGCCTGCGCCTGCTGCGCTTCATCGCCGAGGGCGGCGCCACCGCCAACCTGAGCGAAGTGGGCCGGCGCATCGACGTGAACCGCGTCACCGTGATGCGGCTGCTGGACACACTGGAGCATGAGGGCATGGTGGAACGCCTGCCGCAAGGCGGACACCAGGTAGGCTTCAACTTCCTGAAGCTGGCCTCGCGCGTGCTGGCCACCAATGACCTGACCAGCTTTGCCGCACGCGTGCTGGCCCGGCTGAGCGCGTCGCTGCAGCTGTCGGCCTACCTGGCTGTGCGCGATGGCGGCGATGCACTCTACCTGCTGCGGCAGATGCCCGCGGCCTCGCTGGTCAGCAATATCCAGGTGGGCAGCCGCGTTGCCGCGCACCTGACCACGCCCGGGCGGATGCTGATTGCCGAGCTGCCGCCGGAGACGCTGCGCGAGCTGCTGGGGCCCGATCCGCTGCCGACGGTCACCGGCCAGAGCCCGGCCACCCACGCGCGGCTGGCCGATATCCTTGCCGCCGACCGCGAACGCGGCTGCGCCTGGAGCTTCTCCGCCTATGAACCGGGCATCGATTCCTGCGCGGCACCGGTGCGCGGCGCCGACGGCGACGTGATCGCCGCCATCAGCGTGGCGGGACCGCAGCAGCGCTTTGAAGCCGATGGCGCGCTGCGCGAGCGCGTGGCGAAGGAAGTCAGGCAGGCCGCGCGCGACCTGTCGGGCCTGATGGGGTACCGCTGTGCCACTACTCCGCGGTAA
- a CDS encoding FAD-dependent monooxygenase: MPLKIGINGAGIGGLAAAIALRKLGMDAIVYEQAPRFARVGADINLTPNAVRALDGLGIGAALRETAARPCHRISRMWDTGEETSRLPMQEDAERRYGAPQLTMHRADLMTALEAAVPSECVRLGHKAVAIEPHADGATLRFANGAKERVDVLVGADGIHSTVRTALFGQESPIFTGVVAYRAVVPAERLAGVSNLGAFTKWWGPESATQIVTFPLNRGRDIFIFATVAQEAWRHESWTTPGRVEDLRSAYAGFHPEARALLDACDEVLISALYVRDPLPAWSAGPVTLMGDACHPMMPFMAQGAGMAIEDGVVLARCLADSARGGAAGVPAALARYQAARHERTSRIQIGSRSNAWLKEGGNADWVYDYDAWNVALG; this comes from the coding sequence ATGCCCCTAAAGATCGGAATCAACGGCGCCGGCATCGGAGGCCTCGCCGCAGCCATCGCACTACGCAAGCTCGGCATGGACGCCATCGTCTACGAACAAGCCCCCCGCTTCGCCCGCGTAGGCGCCGACATCAACCTGACCCCCAACGCCGTACGCGCCCTCGACGGGCTAGGCATCGGCGCCGCCCTGCGTGAAACCGCCGCACGCCCCTGCCACCGCATCAGCCGCATGTGGGACACCGGCGAAGAAACTTCCCGCCTGCCGATGCAGGAAGACGCCGAGCGCCGCTACGGCGCCCCGCAGCTGACCATGCACCGCGCCGACCTGATGACCGCACTGGAAGCCGCCGTGCCGTCCGAATGCGTGCGCCTTGGCCACAAGGCCGTGGCCATCGAGCCGCATGCCGATGGCGCCACGCTGCGCTTCGCCAATGGCGCAAAGGAGCGCGTCGATGTGCTGGTCGGCGCCGACGGCATCCACTCGACCGTGCGCACCGCCCTGTTCGGCCAGGAAAGCCCGATCTTCACCGGCGTGGTGGCCTACCGCGCGGTCGTTCCGGCCGAGCGCCTCGCCGGCGTGTCCAACCTGGGCGCCTTCACCAAATGGTGGGGCCCGGAGTCCGCCACGCAGATCGTCACCTTCCCGCTCAACCGCGGCCGCGACATCTTTATCTTCGCCACCGTCGCGCAGGAAGCCTGGCGCCATGAGTCCTGGACCACGCCGGGCCGCGTGGAAGACCTGCGCAGCGCCTATGCCGGCTTCCACCCCGAGGCCCGCGCACTGCTGGATGCCTGCGACGAGGTGCTGATCTCCGCGCTGTACGTGCGCGACCCGCTGCCGGCATGGTCCGCCGGCCCGGTCACGCTAATGGGCGACGCCTGCCATCCGATGATGCCGTTCATGGCGCAAGGTGCAGGCATGGCGATTGAAGACGGTGTAGTGCTCGCACGCTGCCTCGCTGATAGCGCGCGCGGCGGTGCCGCAGGCGTGCCCGCCGCGCTGGCGCGCTACCAGGCCGCGCGCCACGAACGCACCAGCCGCATCCAGATCGGCTCGCGCAGCAATGCCTGGCTGAAGGAAGGCGGCAATGCCGACTGGGTGTACGATTACGACGCTTGGAACGTCGCCCTCGGCTGA
- a CDS encoding acyl-CoA dehydrogenase family protein, translating to MNLDFSPQDQQFREDVRAWIAQAYDADLRAMMAQSKNGYLDKAAQLRWQKALHARGWAAPNWPKEYGGPGWSSTERFIFQSELAAAGCPPVSPMGLKMVAPVIMKYGTPEQKQRFLPPILSSDVWWCQGYSEPNSGSDLASLQMRADHGTDSDGEHYILNGSKIWTTHAQWADWMFCLVRTSRESKRQEGISFLLLDLHTPGITVSALPTLDGPMTGQQEVNQVFFENVRVPVANRIGEEGKGWTYAKYLLEFERGGTYSPMLRKQLSKIADIAAEQPADDGGRLLDDPAFRRKLAALHLRAAALEAVELRVFSGVESGTSIGAASSMLKLTGTETLQAASELAVEAAGPAALPFVQDTWAQLQGREAAPRVGPEYAAVLAPRYFNYRKASIYGGSNEIQRNIIAKLVLGL from the coding sequence ATGAATCTCGATTTCTCCCCGCAAGACCAGCAGTTCCGTGAAGACGTGCGCGCCTGGATCGCCCAGGCCTATGACGCCGACCTGCGCGCGATGATGGCGCAGTCCAAGAACGGCTACCTCGACAAGGCCGCGCAACTGCGCTGGCAGAAGGCGCTGCACGCGCGCGGCTGGGCCGCGCCGAACTGGCCGAAAGAATATGGCGGCCCGGGCTGGAGCTCGACCGAGCGCTTTATCTTCCAGTCGGAACTGGCCGCCGCGGGCTGCCCGCCAGTGTCGCCGATGGGCCTGAAGATGGTGGCGCCGGTGATCATGAAGTACGGCACGCCCGAACAGAAGCAGCGCTTCCTGCCGCCGATCCTGAGCTCGGATGTGTGGTGGTGCCAGGGATATTCCGAACCGAACTCCGGCTCCGACCTGGCCTCGCTGCAGATGCGCGCCGATCATGGCACCGACAGCGACGGCGAGCACTACATCCTGAACGGCTCCAAGATCTGGACCACGCATGCGCAGTGGGCCGACTGGATGTTCTGCCTGGTGCGGACCAGCCGCGAATCGAAGCGCCAGGAAGGGATTTCGTTCCTGCTGCTCGACCTGCATACCCCCGGCATCACGGTGTCAGCACTGCCGACGCTGGACGGTCCCATGACCGGCCAGCAGGAAGTGAACCAGGTGTTCTTCGAGAACGTGCGCGTGCCGGTGGCGAACCGCATCGGGGAGGAAGGCAAGGGCTGGACCTATGCCAAGTACCTGCTGGAATTCGAGCGCGGCGGTACGTATAGCCCGATGCTGCGCAAGCAGCTGTCGAAGATCGCGGATATTGCCGCGGAACAGCCTGCCGACGACGGTGGCCGCTTGCTGGACGATCCCGCCTTCCGCCGCAAGCTGGCGGCGCTGCACCTGCGTGCTGCCGCGCTTGAAGCGGTTGAGTTGCGGGTGTTCTCAGGCGTGGAATCCGGGACCTCGATCGGGGCCGCGTCGAGCATGCTGAAGCTCACGGGCACTGAAACCCTGCAGGCGGCCAGCGAACTTGCGGTGGAAGCCGCGGGGCCGGCGGCGTTGCCGTTCGTGCAGGACACCTGGGCTCAATTGCAGGGACGCGAGGCCGCGCCGCGTGTCGGGCCTGAATATGCTGCCGTGCTGGCGCCGCGTTATTTCAACTATCGCAAGGCGTCGATTTACGGAGGGTCTAACGAGATCCAGCGCAATATCATTGCCAAGCTTGTGTTGGGGCTTTGA